Below is a window of Pseudarthrobacter equi DNA.
CCAGCGACGTTTCCGCCATCAAGAAACTGGTGGCGCCGCTGGCCGAGGAGCGCATCCTGATGGCGAAGGAAACGGTGGCGTATTACGAGAGCCTCCAGGAATTCAAGATCGCCGAGTCGGACGACGGCGAGGTGATCGGCTGCGGGGCGCTCCACGTCATGTGGGAGGACTTGGCCGAAGTCCGCACGCTCGCGGCGTCGGGCGACTGGCGCGGCAAGGGTGTGGGGCACGTCCTGGTTGAACGGCTGCTGGAGGAGGCCCGCGCGCTGGGGGTGGCCCGGGTTTTCTGCCTCACGTTCGAGGTGGACTTCTTCAAGCGCCACGGGTTCGAGGTCATGGCTGACCAGTCGGCCGTGGATCCGGTGGTCTACTCGGAGCTCCTGCGCTCCCATGACGAGGGCGTGGCGGAGTTCCTTGACTTGGCCCGCGTGAAGCCGAACACCCTGGGCAACACCCGGATGATCCGGGTCCTCTAGCAGGGCCGCCGGGTCTCTCCGGTCCTCTCCGGCCCGGAGAACAGGCCCGCCCAAAGCAAAAAACATTGCATTTCATTCTGACCTGCACTTCCTTTTACTCGAATTGATGGATAAACTGTTGGCGGCCGGGTTTGGGGGCCCACGAAAAGGGACAGTCATTGGGGGCTGTCCCTTTTCTGCGTCTGCAGCGGATGGAGCCCTACCGCAGCCCCTTTGGCCGGTAGTAGGGTCAGGATTGTCATCCTCCAGGAGCACAGCACAGCCAGGAGCACCGCCATGAAGAAACTCATCAACGATCCCAGGTCCGTCGTCGCGGAATCCGTGCAGGGCTTCGGCCTTGCCCACGCAGACCTCGTTACCGTCACAGAAGATCCCATGTACATCACGCGCAAGGACGCGCCCGTGAACGGCAAGGTAGGCCTGGTTTCGGGCGGGGGCAGCGGGCACGAACCGCTGCACGCCGGTTACGTGGGCAAGGGAATGCTCGACGCCGCCGTGCCGGGGGCGGTGTTCACCTCACCTACGCCGGACCAGATCCTACCGGCCACGCTCGCCGTCAACTCAGGCGCCGGCGTGGTCCATATCGTCAAGAACTACACCGGCGACGTCCTCAACTTCGAGACCGCGGCCGAGCTGGCAGAAGCCGAAGGCGTCAGCATCCGCACCGTCCTGGTCAACGACGATGTTGCCGTGGAGGACTCCCTGTACACGGCGGGCCGGCGGGGCGTGGGCGGCACCGTGCTGGTGGAGAAGATCGCCGGTGCGGCCGCGGAGCGCGGTGACGACCTCGACGGCGTGGCCTCCATCGGCGAGCGGGTCAACGCCAACGTCCGGACCATGGGCGTGGCACTGTCCGCCTGCACCGTTCCGCACGCGGGCCAGCCGAGCTTCGACCTCGCAGACGATGAAATCGAAATCGGCATCGGCATCCACGGCGAGCCGGGCCGGCACCGCATCCCACTCGAAAACGCGGACGGCATCACGGACCGCCTGCTGGAGCCCGTCCTGGCGGACCTGAACATCGGCTCAGGGGACAAGGTGCTCCTGTTCGTCAACGGCATGGGCGGGACGCCGCAAAGCGAGCTCTACATCGTCTACCGCCGCGCCGTCCAGGTCCTGAAGGACAAGGGTGCCACCGTTGAGCGGTCCCTGGTGGGCAACTACATCACTGCACTCGAGATGCAGGGCTGCTCCATTTCCGTGCTCCGGCTCGACGACGAGCTGACCGAACTGTGGGATGCACCCGTCCACACCGCTGCCCTCCGCTGGGGCGCCTGACCATGGTGCTGGATGCCGCGTGGGCGGTGAAGTGGCTGAACCTGTGCGCCGAGGCCATGGCTGAACACCGCGTGGAGCTGATCGAGCTGGACCGGGCCATTGGGGACTCTGATCACGGCGAGAACATGGA
It encodes the following:
- a CDS encoding amino-acid N-acetyltransferase, whose translation is MTDSFHIRPARTSDVSAIKKLVAPLAEERILMAKETVAYYESLQEFKIAESDDGEVIGCGALHVMWEDLAEVRTLAASGDWRGKGVGHVLVERLLEEARALGVARVFCLTFEVDFFKRHGFEVMADQSAVDPVVYSELLRSHDEGVAEFLDLARVKPNTLGNTRMIRVL
- the dhaK gene encoding dihydroxyacetone kinase subunit DhaK — protein: MKKLINDPRSVVAESVQGFGLAHADLVTVTEDPMYITRKDAPVNGKVGLVSGGGSGHEPLHAGYVGKGMLDAAVPGAVFTSPTPDQILPATLAVNSGAGVVHIVKNYTGDVLNFETAAELAEAEGVSIRTVLVNDDVAVEDSLYTAGRRGVGGTVLVEKIAGAAAERGDDLDGVASIGERVNANVRTMGVALSACTVPHAGQPSFDLADDEIEIGIGIHGEPGRHRIPLENADGITDRLLEPVLADLNIGSGDKVLLFVNGMGGTPQSELYIVYRRAVQVLKDKGATVERSLVGNYITALEMQGCSISVLRLDDELTELWDAPVHTAALRWGA